One Devosia lacusdianchii genomic window carries:
- a CDS encoding phage tail tip lysozyme yields MANAEATFRAKAPGIMAQLLRDFPITPTDAAAIVGNAGHESLGFTALQEFKPTVAGSRGGWGWMQWTGPRRKAFEAYCARTGKNPASDDANYAWLFLELKGVEGTEGRAIGKTTAAADLNAKVIAFEKAFLRAGVKHYPSRQQWAKIALDEWRKVLPQGVPIPSPTEPEPGKAPPAPQGKGEGKRPSKGPAAAALAIIIAVLGAAYTFLKSQGLVP; encoded by the coding sequence ATGGCAAACGCGGAAGCCACCTTCCGCGCGAAGGCGCCTGGCATTATGGCTCAGCTTCTTCGCGACTTCCCAATCACGCCCACCGACGCCGCTGCGATCGTCGGCAATGCAGGCCATGAGAGCCTAGGCTTCACTGCGCTGCAAGAGTTCAAGCCGACTGTAGCGGGCTCGCGCGGCGGCTGGGGCTGGATGCAATGGACGGGGCCGCGCAGGAAAGCGTTTGAGGCTTATTGCGCACGCACCGGCAAGAACCCAGCCAGCGACGACGCGAACTACGCCTGGCTCTTCCTCGAGCTCAAAGGCGTCGAGGGCACTGAGGGCAGGGCCATCGGCAAGACCACAGCCGCGGCTGATCTGAATGCCAAGGTCATCGCTTTCGAGAAGGCGTTCCTCCGCGCGGGCGTGAAGCATTACCCGAGCCGCCAGCAGTGGGCAAAGATCGCGCTGGACGAGTGGCGCAAGGTGCTTCCGCAGGGCGTGCCAATCCCGTCGCCGACTGAGCCGGAGCCGGGGAAGGCCCCACCTGCGCCCCAAGGCAAGGGCGAGGGCAAACGCCCGTCCAAGGGCCCCGCTGCCGCTGCCCTCGCCATAATCATCGCCGTGCTCGGTGCGGCATACACCTTCCTCAAAAGCCAAGGGCTCGTGCCATGA
- the lptE gene encoding LPS assembly lipoprotein LptE has translation MIRQTIAAALLASLLGAGCSFSPVYSDGSPINAMSLAFNLGSPSSRIEQIIYEDLSFRFATSTAPKTPKLTVIASTTSRTIAMATNGPVSDPYRATVTATATATYEGKVIFEARRSASADYTASGQVLADNSAAIDAQERAAKAVAESLRLAIFAQFPTHVLTAN, from the coding sequence ATGATCCGACAGACGATTGCAGCCGCATTGCTCGCATCCCTGCTGGGAGCAGGGTGTTCGTTCTCGCCCGTCTACAGTGACGGCAGCCCGATCAATGCGATGAGCTTGGCCTTCAACCTCGGTTCGCCAAGCTCCAGAATCGAGCAGATCATCTACGAGGACCTGTCGTTCCGCTTCGCTACTTCGACGGCACCGAAGACACCTAAACTGACGGTCATCGCCTCGACCACGTCTCGGACCATCGCAATGGCCACGAACGGACCGGTTTCCGACCCGTACCGCGCGACTGTGACTGCGACGGCCACCGCAACTTACGAGGGCAAGGTGATCTTCGAGGCGCGCCGTTCAGCGTCAGCCGATTACACCGCCTCTGGTCAGGTCCTGGCCGACAACTCAGCAGCCATCGACGCTCAAGAACGCGCAGCGAAGGCTGTCGCTGAATCCCTGCGTCTCGCGATCTTCGCTCAGTTCCCAACGCATGTGCTGACTGCCAACTAG
- a CDS encoding head morphogenesis protein: MASNRTPFDQLLDKYEPILKAAFLDAIVDIRSQVTLKLLIERLERGDVAGAIEVLGIEREAFGAFELAFAEAYNAGGVDLANGLKLCDPQGQRIVFRFGVRNPEAEAWLAEHSATMVTRIVGDQQQSIRLALSEGLARGDNPRRTALDVVGRVSRVTGKREGGIIGLTGPQERFVASARQELVSGNLRAYLARERRDRRFDRTILAAIKSGKGLDRAMIDRIIGRYSDRLLDLRGEMLSRSETMAAIGKARDDAMRQAILSGKVDASFVTKTWRTAGDSRVRHTHRALNGRAAGYYEGFQSPSGVTLQYPGDPSAPIGETSGCRCHTEYRVDYTGQFIARRAA, encoded by the coding sequence ATGGCATCGAACCGCACTCCATTCGACCAGTTGCTCGACAAATACGAGCCGATCCTGAAGGCCGCATTCCTCGACGCCATTGTCGATATCCGCAGCCAGGTGACGCTGAAGCTGCTGATCGAGCGCTTGGAGCGCGGCGACGTGGCCGGCGCAATTGAGGTACTGGGCATCGAGCGCGAGGCGTTCGGCGCTTTCGAGCTCGCATTCGCCGAGGCTTACAATGCCGGCGGCGTTGACTTGGCGAACGGACTGAAGCTGTGCGATCCGCAAGGCCAGCGCATCGTGTTCCGGTTCGGTGTGCGCAATCCTGAAGCCGAGGCATGGCTGGCCGAGCACTCGGCTACGATGGTCACGCGGATCGTCGGGGATCAGCAGCAGAGCATCCGCTTGGCGCTGAGCGAGGGGCTGGCGCGCGGCGATAACCCGCGCCGCACTGCTCTGGATGTCGTGGGCCGCGTGTCGCGTGTCACAGGCAAACGCGAGGGCGGCATTATTGGGCTGACTGGGCCACAGGAGCGCTTCGTCGCTTCCGCCCGTCAGGAGCTTGTTTCTGGCAATCTGCGGGCCTATCTGGCGCGCGAGCGTCGGGATCGTCGGTTCGACCGGACCATCCTTGCCGCGATCAAGTCGGGTAAGGGCCTAGACCGGGCCATGATCGATCGCATCATCGGGCGCTACAGCGACCGGCTGCTCGATCTGCGCGGGGAAATGCTGTCGCGTTCCGAAACCATGGCGGCCATCGGCAAAGCTCGCGATGACGCCATGCGTCAGGCGATCCTGTCGGGCAAGGTGGATGCGTCCTTCGTGACCAAGACCTGGCGCACGGCCGGCGATAGCCGGGTGCGGCATACGCATCGGGCGCTGAACGGTCGGGCTGCGGGCTACTATGAGGGCTTCCAGAGCCCATCGGGCGTGACGTTGCAGTATCCGGGCGATCCGTCGGCGCCGATCGGCGAGACATCGGGCTGCAGGTGCCACACCGAGTACCGCGTCGACTATACCGGCCAATTCATAGCCCGACGCGCGGCTTGA
- a CDS encoding phage tail terminator-like protein — translation MATTVEGAIKEALFARLATLVLAPVHPVAWPNLSFTPPAGNRYLEPKVVPNTVGRVFIGSNEPHQRLGFLQVNVRDALNQGTRIDDIAGAVAAHFPADLKLSNAFGGGIVVRITSDPSPGSALIETTPPGVVVPLLIPFECWA, via the coding sequence ATGGCCACAACCGTGGAAGGGGCGATCAAAGAAGCCTTGTTTGCCCGGCTGGCAACGCTGGTGCTTGCTCCGGTCCATCCCGTGGCTTGGCCGAACCTGTCGTTTACGCCGCCGGCTGGAAACCGATATCTCGAGCCGAAGGTCGTGCCGAACACCGTCGGCCGCGTGTTCATCGGCAGCAACGAGCCGCATCAGCGTCTCGGCTTCCTGCAGGTCAATGTCCGTGACGCCCTGAACCAGGGCACGCGCATCGACGACATTGCAGGCGCGGTCGCTGCACATTTCCCAGCTGACCTGAAGCTGTCCAACGCATTCGGTGGCGGGATTGTGGTCCGCATCACTTCCGACCCGTCACCGGGTTCGGCGCTTATCGAAACCACGCCGCCCGGCGTGGTCGTGCCTCTGCTCATCCCCTTCGAGTGCTGGGCCTAA
- a CDS encoding major capsid protein — MRYFDTQLVGNSRPHASWWGEVGMQRETFHLAEDALIGNHREAMAAALGSTMLANSAAVLPRDAWLEMDTITRRVMRDDEGQAYMADLMALARPVNIGKIAFGYRVSSDAGTVRRSLSGQVPEVLGKTDYDYRQTLVPIFNTGYGRSWREWNTLQSENFDALSDDQESHTAAIREDMASYALDGDTTITFQGSVGYGIRNHPASKAINLGSAGGGANIDLSSSSTTADQIDAFFTGAFGAMLDANLITEAVNLYISPEIARNWDRQYSGSAGFKGGRIMDFLLTNRRIKSIKVTWKLSGNQFFGFVPNSNYIRPLVGMAVNTTAAVRLNPVDDYNFLVMGAMGLDIRSDWNGKAGVFYSTDVD; from the coding sequence ATGCGCTACTTTGATACCCAACTGGTGGGTAATTCCCGCCCTCACGCCTCCTGGTGGGGCGAAGTCGGCATGCAGCGTGAAACCTTCCACCTCGCGGAAGATGCCCTGATCGGCAATCACCGTGAGGCGATGGCCGCCGCACTCGGCTCGACGATGCTGGCCAACTCGGCGGCGGTCCTTCCGCGTGATGCCTGGCTGGAAATGGACACCATCACCCGCCGCGTTATGCGCGACGACGAAGGCCAGGCCTATATGGCTGACCTGATGGCGCTCGCTCGACCGGTCAATATCGGCAAGATCGCCTTTGGCTACCGCGTGTCCAGCGATGCCGGCACGGTACGTCGTTCGCTCTCCGGCCAGGTGCCGGAAGTGCTCGGCAAGACCGACTACGACTATCGCCAGACCCTCGTGCCGATCTTCAACACTGGCTACGGCCGTTCTTGGCGTGAATGGAACACGCTGCAGAGTGAGAACTTCGACGCTCTGTCGGACGATCAGGAATCGCACACCGCCGCGATCCGCGAGGACATGGCCAGTTATGCCCTTGATGGTGACACCACCATCACCTTCCAGGGCTCTGTCGGCTACGGCATCCGCAACCATCCGGCGTCCAAGGCCATCAATCTGGGCTCGGCCGGCGGCGGTGCTAACATCGATCTGTCCTCGTCCTCGACCACGGCCGACCAGATCGATGCGTTCTTCACCGGTGCCTTCGGCGCCATGCTGGACGCCAACCTGATCACCGAGGCGGTGAACCTCTACATCTCGCCCGAGATCGCCCGCAACTGGGATCGCCAGTATTCCGGCTCTGCCGGCTTCAAGGGCGGCCGCATTATGGACTTCCTCCTGACCAACCGTCGCATCAAGTCGATCAAGGTCACCTGGAAGCTCTCCGGCAACCAGTTCTTCGGCTTCGTGCCGAACTCGAACTACATCCGCCCGCTCGTCGGCATGGCGGTCAACACCACTGCTGCCGTCCGCCTCAACCCGGTGGACGACTACAACTTCCTCGTCATGGGCGCGATGGGCCTCGATATTCGCTCCGACTGGAACGGCAAGGCCGGCGTGTTCTACTCGACCGACGTCGACTAA
- a CDS encoding response regulator: MRILLVEDDIELAEWTGKALTHRYGFVVEWAEDGDAGERLLRQDDFDAVVLDLGLPELDGRSLLAKVRARGDVTPTLILTARDSLTDRIETLHAGADDFLSKPFAIEELEARLTALVRRAHGRNAGSFSCGALTYHSVEQSFTINGERLELTPREHTMLRILIQHAGQPMSKQKIMDRMFAYDADIQLEAIEVIAHRLRKKVTEGVSIRTLRGLGYVLELVST; the protein is encoded by the coding sequence ATGCGCATCCTCTTGGTCGAAGACGACATTGAGCTGGCGGAGTGGACAGGCAAGGCGCTCACCCATCGGTATGGCTTTGTCGTCGAATGGGCAGAGGACGGCGACGCGGGCGAGCGCCTTCTGCGCCAAGATGATTTCGACGCCGTTGTTCTTGATCTCGGACTGCCCGAACTCGATGGCCGCTCGCTGCTCGCGAAGGTCAGGGCGCGCGGCGACGTAACCCCGACCCTTATCCTCACCGCCCGCGACTCGCTGACCGACCGGATCGAAACGCTCCATGCCGGCGCAGATGACTTTCTCTCCAAGCCCTTCGCGATCGAGGAGCTGGAGGCGAGGCTAACCGCTCTCGTTCGAAGAGCCCATGGACGGAATGCGGGGAGCTTCTCCTGCGGAGCGCTGACCTACCATTCCGTCGAGCAGTCCTTCACGATCAACGGCGAGCGTCTGGAACTGACGCCGCGCGAGCACACGATGCTCCGCATCCTGATCCAGCATGCCGGCCAACCCATGTCCAAGCAGAAGATCATGGACCGTATGTTCGCCTATGATGCCGATATCCAGCTGGAAGCGATCGAGGTCATCGCGCATCGTCTCCGCAAGAAGGTAACGGAGGGCGTCAGCATCCGCACCCTGCGCGGACTGGGCTATGTGCTCGAGCTCGTATCCACGTGA
- a CDS encoding SOS response-associated peptidase has product MCGRFTNEMTWSELHALYSINDEGPPTSNMRPGFNIAPTQEVPFAHLDRAGNIELNSGRWWLVPHWAKELPKAAMFNARIETADTTAAFRDAWRYRRCLIPADGYFEWTVSAEDGKKDPWLLQMPDGAGFSFAGLWAHNDNLGVTSCTIITAPAVPEIAHIHERMPVILNPEVYGAWLDTNLKGDDAKTLLLGSQIDSLLTYHRVARDVNNSRYEGTDTKKPLINSL; this is encoded by the coding sequence ATGTGCGGACGCTTCACCAACGAGATGACCTGGTCAGAGCTTCACGCGCTCTACAGCATCAACGATGAGGGCCCACCAACTTCGAACATGCGGCCGGGCTTCAATATCGCGCCAACTCAGGAAGTGCCGTTCGCCCACCTCGACCGAGCGGGCAACATCGAGTTGAACTCGGGACGGTGGTGGCTGGTGCCCCACTGGGCAAAAGAATTGCCGAAGGCCGCCATGTTCAACGCTCGCATCGAAACCGCCGACACTACCGCGGCATTCCGCGACGCCTGGCGGTATCGCCGCTGCCTCATCCCTGCCGATGGCTATTTCGAGTGGACCGTCTCGGCCGAGGACGGCAAGAAGGATCCTTGGCTCTTGCAGATGCCGGATGGCGCCGGCTTCAGCTTCGCGGGCCTGTGGGCACACAATGACAATCTGGGCGTAACGAGCTGCACCATCATCACCGCGCCGGCCGTGCCTGAGATCGCCCACATCCATGAGCGTATGCCGGTCATTCTGAACCCGGAAGTCTATGGCGCCTGGCTCGATACGAACCTGAAGGGCGATGACGCCAAAACCCTCTTGCTGGGCAGCCAGATCGATTCCCTGCTGACCTATCACCGCGTTGCTCGCGACGTGAACAACAGTCGCTACGAAGGCACCGACACCAAGAAGCCCCTGATCAACTCGCTCTAG
- a CDS encoding phage tail assembly chaperone yields the protein MPWGQEYLWRWFVELSQGRQDGLNGPMALSWRDMAEWASLTRCAPRSDEWRVLRAMDAAFLAAVRDKGNAPPPDAATSGRLLTPELFDALF from the coding sequence GTGCCATGGGGGCAGGAATACCTCTGGCGCTGGTTCGTGGAATTGTCGCAGGGGCGTCAGGACGGGCTTAACGGCCCCATGGCGCTGTCATGGCGGGATATGGCCGAATGGGCGTCCCTGACCCGCTGTGCGCCCCGTAGCGATGAATGGCGGGTGCTCCGAGCCATGGACGCGGCGTTCCTCGCTGCTGTTCGTGACAAGGGCAATGCTCCGCCCCCCGACGCAGCGACATCCGGACGTCTGCTCACCCCTGAACTATTCGACGCCCTGTTTTGA
- a CDS encoding phage tail protein, with protein sequence MGFLINIVLGLVLSLASTLLQQAFAPKPAEQQRQTGTRGSAQIGGKVPQYFLVGTVGEPGKLEYQNAWGNDGQVPNAYLTSVRSFGDLPIADMVGLFVNGVRVTLSEAGVVAQGYPVPEYSGNLWWKFFDGSQTAADSYLIDKFGGDADRAWASDMVGRGVPYLITTALWSETLWTGFPSFVGEFQGIRLYDPRQDSTVGGSGSQRWADTSTWAFSDNNMVIIYNIERGIHYGGARVWGGSATAAQLPYDVWAAAMDACDELVSLDAGGTEKRFRAGRRISLNERPADVIKELLIGCNGRIAHASDGTIYVLVGLPAAPDFAFTDADVLASEPLGSIPFPNLDGIINGATATYREPSQAWEDKETAPYLRSDLEAEDDGRQQLEGLDLGTTFSGTQAQRVIKAVIDEGRRFRTHVPALPPEYSQFRPLHVGAWTSERYGYEAKWFLITARTRSFGFVVFGLQEINPADHNWTPGTDEQPLSFAPVVTNRPAPQEVSGFFVEPAIALDNEGNERRPAFDVFWSSASVAIDTRAVRITMWVNAAADPEVDDPVVGELAWQGDVPPSLGSARLTQAVIPNVYYIIQIQYLSESGRATVASDLFAVRAPNVRLGPLDVVYGDIDLDELGGQIEGYFDWIGGNIRDVIEKAQEQDLAGADQELANAMQFDEMRRSLSVVTGDLSASFSETITVAIVPMQGQLVALADALTELSAANEGDVNTARIRFTAMSGPSGYSRIGIETRFDPLDSGDYRLAGSYWDTPNNASLPTRRVEIAQQFVIAESAAAAVFQPFIFESGNLRVANAFIANLTAANIQAGSITADRLNVTALSAVSANLGTVTAGTISLGSGALLIDGPNVRILVSD encoded by the coding sequence ATGGGCTTCTTGATCAACATCGTCCTGGGGCTGGTTCTTTCACTTGCCTCGACGTTGCTGCAGCAGGCTTTCGCGCCGAAACCAGCAGAGCAGCAGCGTCAGACCGGCACTCGCGGTTCCGCTCAGATCGGCGGCAAGGTCCCGCAGTACTTCCTGGTGGGCACCGTAGGCGAGCCGGGGAAGCTCGAATATCAGAACGCCTGGGGCAATGACGGCCAAGTTCCGAATGCCTATCTGACCAGCGTCCGGTCCTTCGGAGACCTGCCGATCGCCGACATGGTCGGGCTCTTTGTCAACGGCGTACGCGTCACACTCTCGGAAGCCGGTGTCGTCGCGCAGGGTTACCCTGTACCGGAGTACAGCGGCAATCTGTGGTGGAAGTTCTTCGACGGAAGCCAGACGGCCGCCGACAGCTACCTAATCGACAAGTTTGGCGGAGATGCTGATCGGGCCTGGGCGTCCGACATGGTTGGCCGTGGCGTTCCGTACCTGATCACCACGGCTCTATGGTCGGAGACGCTCTGGACGGGCTTCCCGAGCTTCGTAGGCGAGTTTCAGGGCATCCGGCTCTATGACCCCCGCCAGGACAGCACGGTAGGCGGTAGCGGCTCACAGCGTTGGGCAGACACGTCGACTTGGGCTTTCTCCGACAACAACATGGTCATCATCTACAACATCGAGCGCGGCATCCATTACGGTGGCGCGCGGGTGTGGGGTGGGTCGGCTACGGCTGCGCAGTTGCCATATGACGTGTGGGCTGCGGCAATGGATGCCTGCGATGAACTGGTGTCGCTCGATGCGGGCGGGACGGAGAAGCGTTTCCGCGCCGGCCGTCGTATCAGCCTCAATGAGCGCCCGGCCGATGTGATCAAGGAACTGCTGATCGGCTGCAATGGCCGCATCGCTCATGCTAGCGACGGCACGATCTATGTGCTGGTCGGTCTGCCGGCTGCGCCCGACTTTGCCTTTACCGATGCCGATGTGCTGGCCAGCGAGCCGCTCGGCTCAATCCCGTTCCCGAACCTTGACGGTATCATTAACGGCGCCACGGCGACGTATCGCGAGCCGTCGCAGGCGTGGGAAGACAAGGAAACCGCTCCATACCTGCGCAGCGACCTTGAGGCCGAGGACGATGGCCGCCAGCAGCTTGAAGGCCTGGACCTGGGTACCACCTTTTCCGGGACGCAGGCGCAGCGTGTCATCAAAGCCGTCATTGATGAGGGACGGCGGTTCCGCACCCACGTACCTGCTTTGCCGCCAGAGTATTCGCAGTTCCGGCCTCTGCATGTAGGGGCGTGGACCTCGGAGCGATATGGATACGAGGCTAAGTGGTTCCTGATCACTGCTCGCACCCGCTCGTTCGGATTTGTTGTGTTCGGCCTGCAGGAGATCAACCCTGCCGACCATAATTGGACCCCAGGTACCGACGAACAGCCGCTGAGCTTTGCGCCAGTGGTGACCAATCGGCCGGCGCCGCAGGAGGTATCCGGGTTCTTCGTGGAGCCAGCGATCGCGCTGGACAACGAGGGCAATGAGCGTCGTCCGGCATTTGACGTGTTTTGGTCTTCAGCATCGGTCGCGATCGACACGCGAGCTGTTCGGATCACGATGTGGGTCAACGCAGCGGCCGATCCGGAGGTGGATGATCCGGTTGTGGGAGAACTGGCGTGGCAAGGCGATGTTCCGCCCTCCCTAGGCTCGGCACGCCTTACCCAGGCCGTGATCCCGAATGTCTATTACATCATCCAAATCCAGTACCTGTCAGAATCTGGTCGCGCTACGGTGGCCAGCGATTTGTTTGCGGTGAGGGCCCCGAACGTCAGGCTCGGCCCCCTCGATGTCGTCTACGGCGATATCGATCTGGATGAACTCGGCGGCCAGATTGAAGGCTACTTCGACTGGATTGGTGGCAATATCCGCGATGTCATCGAGAAGGCGCAAGAACAGGACCTAGCGGGCGCTGACCAAGAACTCGCGAACGCGATGCAGTTCGATGAAATGCGTCGCAGCCTGTCTGTGGTAACCGGCGACCTCTCCGCTTCGTTCTCGGAGACAATCACTGTCGCCATAGTCCCGATGCAGGGGCAACTGGTGGCGCTCGCTGACGCGCTGACGGAGCTTTCGGCGGCTAACGAAGGGGATGTAAACACTGCGCGTATTCGCTTCACGGCGATGAGCGGCCCGTCTGGCTATAGCCGCATTGGCATCGAAACCCGGTTCGATCCTCTCGATAGTGGCGACTACCGCCTAGCCGGCAGCTATTGGGACACACCAAATAACGCATCGTTGCCAACGCGTCGTGTGGAAATCGCTCAGCAGTTCGTAATCGCCGAGAGCGCGGCAGCTGCCGTTTTTCAGCCCTTCATTTTCGAGAGCGGCAACCTCCGGGTGGCCAACGCCTTCATTGCCAACTTGACCGCGGCAAACATACAGGCGGGTTCGATCACGGCCGATCGGCTCAATGTCACGGCGCTATCGGCGGTCTCTGCCAATCTCGGCACGGTGACCGCTGGCACGATCTCTCTCGGCTCCGGTGCTCTGCTGATCGACGGGCCAAATGTCCGCATTCTGGTAAGCGACTAA
- a CDS encoding phage tail protein — MSQSFPVAGRKIYMHADVLVPPVDGLFDAADFPAITDEDWGAIGKWSTMGSLGGDQATITQAFLNEEYDDVQMGTKNPGVMSNTFGVLPADPGQIALYAAAGDKKLRAFLIEFPDAPTGATPHGSIRLFAAYVKEPVEQGGEANTMGMMTVDLVKFKNSVRVPAAGTGGPVGG, encoded by the coding sequence ATGAGCCAGTCCTTCCCGGTCGCGGGCCGGAAAATCTATATGCACGCCGATGTGCTCGTGCCGCCAGTCGATGGTCTGTTCGACGCTGCGGACTTTCCAGCAATCACCGACGAAGATTGGGGAGCCATTGGCAAGTGGAGCACCATGGGGTCGTTGGGCGGGGACCAGGCAACGATCACACAGGCCTTTCTCAACGAGGAATACGACGACGTTCAGATGGGAACAAAGAACCCTGGGGTCATGTCGAATACCTTCGGGGTGCTGCCGGCTGATCCCGGCCAGATCGCGCTGTATGCAGCGGCCGGGGATAAGAAGCTCCGCGCGTTCCTGATCGAGTTCCCAGATGCGCCCACCGGTGCCACTCCCCACGGCAGCATCCGTCTCTTCGCGGCGTACGTGAAAGAGCCTGTGGAACAGGGCGGCGAGGCCAACACCATGGGCATGATGACCGTCGACCTGGTCAAGTTCAAGAACAGCGTCCGCGTGCCCGCCGCTGGCACTGGCGGCCCGGTTGGAGGCTAA
- a CDS encoding phage tail length tape measure family protein, which yields MVDVARLGLAVDSSQVEKGTVTLHQLTGAAGQASAAAQRLAGATNVEAAGHRAAAAAAQVHNAALMAQNTVIRSSMQQRTMMIYQLNDVAVSLASGMNPAMVAMQQGSQILQGGFAPALKTISDLTVGLVTKFWPLAVVIGVVSAALQAMTDEINAVDGANVSMLDTALAVFQSMADGIRTLLGPAFDWLGGIWSWLSPMLLSGLEITVNAIIGGFHLGFKNIISIWSMLPAAMGDVMITTANVIVKGVEWSINKAAEFLNGFINKYNEGLAAMGQRTLPTFGGVEFGGLANPYAGSLGGFADAATRNQQEVAGTNYFGNWMSDIGQRAQAIAAARKETEELGGAAAAANDNFGKLVDQGLGGLVHWTESFGEAAKSAFSNLGTGIVDAFQKGGDIASNVLDMLMDKVGQFGETLLNNGLNGLLNAGLGALGGMFGGGTWGVAGGFSGFSGIFGIPGMASGGTVGRAGLSWVGEKGPELLRLPTGAQVIPNGPSTAMAANQNGGDLIINNVINVPGGTSPETAPAIAREVTKELRRQLPDAIERHNRNPLRRTG from the coding sequence ATGGTCGATGTCGCGCGTCTCGGCCTCGCGGTCGACTCTTCACAGGTCGAGAAGGGCACGGTCACCCTTCACCAGTTGACTGGCGCTGCCGGCCAAGCATCTGCTGCTGCTCAGCGTCTCGCTGGGGCCACGAATGTAGAGGCTGCGGGCCACAGGGCCGCCGCTGCGGCTGCTCAAGTCCACAATGCTGCCCTGATGGCTCAGAACACCGTCATCCGGTCGAGCATGCAGCAGCGGACCATGATGATCTACCAGTTGAACGACGTTGCTGTGTCGCTCGCTTCAGGCATGAACCCGGCCATGGTGGCCATGCAGCAGGGTTCGCAGATACTGCAGGGCGGTTTCGCGCCAGCCCTCAAGACGATTAGCGATCTGACGGTCGGGCTGGTAACGAAGTTCTGGCCCCTTGCAGTCGTGATCGGCGTTGTTTCCGCTGCCCTGCAAGCCATGACGGACGAGATCAACGCCGTCGACGGCGCCAATGTGTCGATGCTCGATACTGCTCTGGCCGTGTTCCAGTCCATGGCGGACGGCATTAGGACTCTGCTCGGCCCTGCTTTCGATTGGCTTGGAGGAATATGGAGTTGGCTCAGCCCCATGCTGCTGAGCGGCCTGGAGATCACGGTCAACGCGATCATTGGTGGCTTCCACCTCGGCTTCAAGAACATCATTTCCATCTGGTCGATGTTGCCGGCAGCGATGGGCGACGTGATGATTACGACGGCCAATGTCATCGTCAAAGGTGTCGAGTGGTCGATCAACAAGGCCGCCGAGTTCCTGAACGGCTTCATCAACAAGTACAATGAGGGGCTGGCCGCAATGGGCCAGAGGACGTTGCCGACGTTCGGTGGGGTCGAGTTTGGCGGACTGGCAAACCCGTATGCCGGCAGCCTCGGCGGGTTCGCAGATGCCGCGACGCGGAACCAGCAAGAGGTCGCGGGTACTAACTACTTCGGCAACTGGATGAGCGATATTGGACAGCGCGCACAGGCGATAGCTGCCGCTCGCAAGGAAACCGAGGAACTTGGGGGCGCAGCGGCGGCGGCAAACGACAATTTCGGCAAGCTGGTTGATCAGGGGCTGGGCGGTCTCGTTCACTGGACGGAATCGTTTGGCGAGGCTGCCAAGTCCGCATTCTCCAATCTCGGTACCGGCATAGTCGATGCGTTTCAGAAGGGCGGAGACATCGCCTCGAATGTGCTCGACATGCTCATGGACAAGGTGGGGCAGTTCGGCGAGACCCTGTTGAACAACGGCCTTAACGGCCTGTTGAATGCCGGGCTCGGTGCACTCGGCGGCATGTTCGGGGGCGGCACTTGGGGCGTTGCCGGTGGGTTCTCGGGCTTCAGCGGCATCTTCGGCATACCCGGCATGGCCTCGGGTGGCACCGTGGGCCGGGCAGGGCTGTCTTGGGTTGGTGAGAAGGGCCCAGAGCTGCTTCGGCTGCCCACCGGCGCGCAGGTCATTCCGAATGGCCCATCCACGGCCATGGCGGCAAACCAGAACGGTGGCGACCTGATCATCAACAACGTGATCAACGTCCCGGGCGGCACCAGTCCTGAGACCGCCCCGGCAATCGCACGGGAAGTAACGAAGGAGCTGCGCCGGCAGCTTCCCGACGCGATCGAGCGTCATAACCGCAATCCGCTCCGGAGGACTGGCTGA
- a CDS encoding HK97 gp10 family phage protein: MATFEAEVAEWARKVQGAELLIFQESAQELVSQLTALTPVDTGFLRSSLRASTAAMPVMSLDNPGAGAFNVDVGEISLVIAGADIGDTIYLGYTANYGAYIHYGANGRAGRPWVAMVAQRWQQIVNEQASEVRSRLGP, from the coding sequence ATGGCCACCTTTGAAGCAGAGGTGGCCGAATGGGCTCGCAAGGTCCAGGGCGCCGAGCTGCTGATCTTTCAAGAGTCCGCTCAGGAGCTCGTTTCTCAACTGACGGCGCTCACTCCTGTCGATACCGGCTTCTTGCGATCCAGCCTTCGGGCTTCGACTGCGGCCATGCCGGTCATGTCGCTGGACAATCCAGGGGCAGGGGCTTTCAACGTTGACGTCGGGGAAATTTCGCTGGTGATCGCAGGCGCCGATATCGGCGACACAATCTACCTCGGCTACACGGCCAACTATGGTGCCTACATCCACTATGGGGCAAACGGTCGGGCGGGGCGTCCATGGGTGGCCATGGTGGCGCAGCGCTGGCAACAGATCGTCAATGAGCAGGCGTCCGAGGTCAGGTCTCGTCTTGGCCCATGA